CCAATGCGCCGGAAACCGACGGCAATCACTTCATCGTGCCGCGTATCGTCTGATTCCGCTTTCTCCTCCCAGCACCTGCACCCTAATGGATTACGGAAAAACAATGTCCGCACTGCATCAAAAGACTCTCAGCGAACTTCGCACCTTGTTGTTGGATCGGGAAGTCTCGGTCCGGGAACTTATGTCCGATTGCCTGAAACGGCTGGACGAGACGGAACCGGCTGTCCGCGCCCTTTTGGAGGTGCGGCGGGAAGAGGTTCTGGCCGAGGCCGAGGAAATGGACCGGCAGGGACCAAACCCCGCACAGCCGCTTTGGGGAATTCCCGTGGTGCTCAAGGATTTGCTCTGCGCGCGTGGGACCAAGACAACATGCGGTTCCCGCATGTTGGAGGAGTTCGCCCCCGTATACGACGCCACAGCTGTGGAGCATCTGCGTCAGGCCGGTGCCGTGCTCCTGGCCAAGGCTAATATGGACGAATTCGCCATGGGATCGTCCACGGAAAATTCCGCGTTTCAGCGTACGCGAAATCCCTGGAACACGGATTGTGTCCCGGGCGGTTCCTCGGGTGGTTCCGCAGCCACGGTCGCGGCCCGGCAATGTCCGGTTTCCCTGGGGACGGACACGGGTGGTTCCATCCGTTTGCCGGCTTCGTTTTGCGGGGTGGTGGGATTGAAACCCACGTATGGCCGGGTTTCCCGGTTCGGCATGGTGGCGTATGGATCCTCGTTGGATCAGATCGGGCCGTTGACACGTAGCGTGGAGGATGCGGCGCGGGTGCTGGGCGTCATTGCCGGGCATGATCGCCGTGATTCCACTTCCGTGGATTGTCCGGTGCCGGATTATGTGGCGGCCCTGCAACAGCGGACGGATTTGAAGGGATTGCGTATTGGTCTGCCCGAAGAGTATTGGCGCGAGGGGCTTTCCCCGGAAGTGGAGACGGCCTGTCGCGCTGCCGTGGAAACGCTGCGTGGGCTTGGTGCCGAAACTGTTCCGGTGCGTCTGTCCATGACGGAATATGCCATTGCCACCTATTATATTGTGGCCATGGCCGAGGCCAGTTCCAACTTGGCGCGGTTCGACGGCGTGCGCTACGGCCACCGCACTCGCGAGGCTTCGGAATTGATCGACATGTATACCCGGAGTCGTACCGAAGGGTTTGGCGATGAAGTGCAGCGCCGCATCATCATGGGTACGTATGTGCTTTCTTCCGGATATTATGATGCCTACTACCGCAAGGCCGCCCAGGTGCGCCGCCTGTTACGCGACGACTTCCGGAAGGCGTTTGCTTCCTGTGATCTGCTGGCCGGACCGGTCTGTCCGAGCACGGCGTTTCGTGTGGGGGACAAGGCGGATCCGCTGCAAATGTACCTGATGGACATCTTTACCATTTCCGCCAACCTTGCCGGGCTTCCGGGCATGAGTCTGCCCGTTGGACTGGGGGAGACATCGAATTTGCCCGTGGGTTTGCAACTCATGGGACCGGCCTTTAGCGAGGAAACCATGCTGGGCGCGGCCCATTGCCTGGAACAGGCCTTGCCGCCGCTGCCCGAACCGAATTGCTGAACCAATGGGGAACGGGATTGACCGGAGTGCCACCGAATACGACGAATTTCCACGTGGATGTTCTTGGCTGGAGGCGCTCCGGTTTGTCGCGTCAAGCGTCGGACCTTTGGATGCCTTCGTCGCATCGTTGTTTCAAGGTTGGAATTATTCTGGTTCTGTTTTGTCTTTGCCTGCCGCGTGTCCTCCACGCCGACGCCGGAGGGCCGCTGCTTACCGCCGTGTTCCTGGATCTCACGGTGTTTATCCTCGGGCAATGTTGGGCCGTGATTACGGAGTGGGGGTATCTGGCGGCCTGGCTAAGGAAGCGGAGCGGGCGGGATGGTGTCTCCATTGGTCGGGCCTTATGGTGGTCCCTGCTTCTGAATTGGACTTCGGCTCTCTTGGGCGCGCTGGTGCTTGGAGCTATGCTGCCGCTTTTCCCCGATATGCTTATGGATCGACCGGACATGCCCGAAACGAGTCTGCATTGCTGGCTGACAGTGGGGTTTTTGGTGTCCTTTGTTGCAACCGTGGCGGCGGAGCGCTATCTGCTCGGCCTGTTGGCCCGCAGGCTCGGGCTGGCATTGGAACGCGTCTGGCGGCATGTGGTGTGTTTTAACTTGATCAGTTACGCCGGGTTGGTCGGGCTGACGGTCTGGCTTTTATATTATTTGTAACCTGTTGCGGCACGTAATGTTGATCAGCCCCAAATCAGAAGTGCCGTGCGGGATGTGAAATCAATTTCATCGGCAAGAACCCGGGGGAGATATGCGCGTGGCAGTGGCCGTGAGCGGCGGGATGGACAGCTTATTGGCCATGGCCTTGCTTCGGGAGCAGGGGCATGCGGTCATGGCTGTGCATGGACTGTTTTTGCCCGATGCTTCCGAGGATGCTCCCGGGGTGCGGGCGTTGCGCAAAACCTGTCAGGATCTTGGCATTCCTCTGCATGTGCTGGACCTGCGCGAGTCGTTTCGAGCCTGCGTCACGGACGTTTTTCTCTCCGAATACCGGGCCGGGCGAACGCCCAACCCCTGTGCGCTGTGTAATCCGCATATAAAATTCGGATCGTTGTGGGATGGCGCCGCACGGCTTGGCGCCGAAGCTTTGGCTACGGGACATTATGTCCGGTTGGATGAAAGCGGAGTGTACGGCGTCGGGCGGCTGCTGTTGCGTGGTGTGGATCCGGCCAAGGACCAAAGTTATTTTCTCGCACTGGTGGAGCCGGCGCGGTTGGAACGGGCCGTGTTCCCCCTCGGCGAAATGCGTAAGGCCGATGTCCCCGGTGAACTGGAACGTCGGGGACTGCGTCCGGTCCACTCCGGGGAGAGCCAGGAAATTTGTTTTATCCCGGACGATGACTACCGGGCCTGGCTAGCGGCCCGGGATGCTGATTTGCCCGGTCCCGGTCCCATGCTGGTTCTGGATTCCGGCAAAGAGCAGGAGGTGGGGCGGCACGGCGGCTTGTGGCGCTACACCCAGGGGCAACGCCGGGGCTTGGGCGTGGCCTGGAGTGAGCCGCTGTACGTTGTGCGCAAGGATTCAGTACGCAACGCCTTGATTTTAGGAACGCGCGAGCAGTTGTTGTGCCGTGGCTGTGTAACCGGACCTGCTACGATGGCAGTGCCGATTGCCCAGTGGCCGGAAACGGTCTGGGTGCAGATGCGATATCGGCAGCGAGCCGAGGCCGCCCGGGTGACTGCCTTGCACACGGGCTTGCGTATCGAGTTGTTCCGGTCCGGCGAACGCCCGGCTCCCGGGCAGGTGGCCGTAGTGTATGATGCAGCCGGGCGCGTGCTGGGTGCGGGCAATATCCTCCGCAGTCTTGAGAATGCGGAACCGGCGGCGTGAGGGCGAGCATCAGTCGTCAAGATCGAAAAAGGATGTGTCGTCCTCGTGTCGTTGCGCGAGCCGCCCCTCGCGGTAAGCCGTTTCCATGCGTGTCAGCGTTTCCTCGACCGTCAGCCCGCGAACCGATGCTCGTGTCGCGGCCAAGCGTATGGTTTGGCCCAACTTTTCCGCTCCGGGAGGGCGAAAATCCATGAGTCGCGCCAACACAAGTTGTGGATCGTCCTTGCCAAGGCCCGTGAGCAACAGATAAAAGCGGGCCTCCGCGTTGTCCGGAACGCTGTCGGGCAGGGCGGCCAGGGCTTCCTGCAGGCGGGTTGACGCCTTGCCGTATTCCCCGGCGTGGAGTAGAGCCTTGCCCAATTGCAGGCGAATGCGGGCCGAATCCGGGTCATTTTGCAACGCTTGGCGATACAGTGCCACGGCTTCCTGCGCATTGCCGCGAGACAGGGCCATGGACCCCCGAACTTGCGGTGTGCAGGCCGTGACAACGATGAGACAGAAGAAAAAGGGAAGCAATGGAAGCCGAAGCATGGCAGTCTCCAGAATGCAGGGTTACCAAAAAGCCGACCCTATGCTATCATGCATGGAATACAAAGCAAATCCTGATCGGGAAGCGCCCGGCGGAAGACTGGGCCGGTGGCCGGTCGGACTGCGGGCGGCAGATCGGAATGATACGAATTTGGACAATATAATATGAAGCGATCATTGGATATTGATTTCAACTGTGCCGGTGAAGACGTTCCCTTGTCGCAGTGTGGGGAGGGCCGGTTATATACGACCACGCTGGGCTGCAAGATCAATCAGTACGAAACCCAGGCCATTGTGGAGGCATGGGAGGCGGAAGGCTGGAGCCGGGCCGAAACACCCGGGGAGGCGGACGCCGTACTGGTGAACTCCTGCGCCGTCACAGCCAAGGCCGTGGCGGATTTGCGGAAGGCCGTCCGACGGCTGCATCGGGAGAACCCGGAGGCCCGCATTGTGATCACCGGCTGCGCCGCCCAGGTCATGGCCAAGGAGTTGTCGGAGCTGCCCGGGGTGGCCCGGGTGGTACCTCAGGAGCGCAAGGCTGAATTGCTTCGGCCGCATACGGATCGTTTTTCCGTGACGGACTATCCACGTGCCAGACCGGTGGTCATGGTACAGGATGGCTGTTCTCATGGCTGCACGTATTGCATTGTGCCGCTCACACGCGGACCTTCGCGAAGTCGGCCCGTGGAGTGGATTTTGGACGAGGCCGAAGCCCTGCTGGAGCGCGGGTTTCAGGAGTTGATCCTCAGCGGCGTGAATTTGCGCCAATTCGGGCGGGATTTGCCTCCGGATTCGTCCGGCCGGACTCCGGACTTCTGGGATTTGCTGCAACTATTGGAGCAACGTCTGGAGCGGTTTGCAGGCCGGGCCAGATTGCGCCTCTCCTCGGTGGAGCCAGGGCAGCTTGGCGAGAAGGCTTTGGACGTTTTGGGCGGATCACGGCTCATTGCCCCGCATTTGCACCTTTCGTTGCAGGCGGGCGATCCCGAGGTGTTGCGCCGCATGGGGCGGGGCCACTACCGTCCCGAACAGGCCGAAGCGTTTTTGCAGCGTTTAAAGCAGTACTGGCCGCTCTTTGGCCTTGGGGCGGATTTGCTTACCGGGTTTCCAGGGGAGACGAGGGAGCAATTCGAAAATACGCTGGCTTTTTGTGAGCGGCTGCCGCTGACCTACGCTCACGTTTTTCCATACTCCCCGCGTCCCGGAACCGCGGCCGCTTCTATGGAGGACAAGGTACCCTCGTCGGAGAAAAAGGAACGGGCCGCGCTGCTGCGTGAATTGGCGGAACGCAAGCGTGCCGAATTTCTGGAGCGGATTTGTCTGCTGGATCGGGTCGACGTTCTTGTGCAGGATGATCAGGGCCACGGGGTCTGCCAGTATTATGCGTCTTGTCGTGTGCAGGGCGAAGCCTGCGACGAGGGTGGCGCGGAGCGGACTCGTCGTCTGGTTGCCGGCCGTCCCGTGGGGCTGGAGCGGAACATCGTGCTGGTCCGACCGACATAGGATTTGTTTTTTTATATTATATTTCGATCTATTAAAAGTTGCTGTTTAGAATGAAACGATGGACGCCCCAAGGCGTCGAGGAGTGGATATGCCCGTAAGCATGACCGGATACGGCCGTAGTGAAGGCGATGGGGAAGGATTCCGATTCGTCTGGGAACTTCGCAGTGTGAATGGACGTTTTTTGGACGTGAAATGGCGGTTGCCGCCGGCCATGCGCTGCATGGAGCAGGAGTGGGAAAAAACACTGCGCTCCGTGGGTTCCCGTGGCCGTGTCGAAGCCATGCTGAACCTGGAGGTGGCTTCGCCGGAATTGTTGGGCATGCGCCTGAACACGGCCCAGGCCCGGGCCATGATCGAGCAGGTGCAGACGCTGGCCGAGGGGTATGGCGAAACCTTTGCTCCCGATTTTAATCGTTTTTTGAGTATTCAATCCCTGTGGCGTGAAAACAGCGCTGAACCGGATCCCGCCCTGGTGGAGCAGGTGGGGCGCGGTCTTGCCGCCTGCGTGGACGACTGGCAGCGCAGCCGCCGGGCCGAGGGTGAGGCCATGGTGGTGGACCTTCGGGAACGGTTGACCACGTTGCAATCCCTCGCCGAAGGCATAGCTGCGCGTGTTCCCGTGGTGCTGGCGGATAAGCGCGAGGCGCTGCTCAAGCGGGTGCGGGAGATGTTGGAGGCTGCGGAGGCCAGTTTCAACGAGGATCGCATGCTGCAGGAAACCGTGATCCTCACGGACCGTTTGGACGTATCCGAAGAATTGACCCGGCTTGCGGAGCATTTGCGCCGCATGGACGAAGTGCTCGGCCGTGACGGTGATGTGGGCAAACGCATGGACTTTTTGGTCCAGGAGACGTTTCGCGAGATCAATACGTGCGGCAACAAGGCGCAGGACAGCGAGGTCAGCCGCATGACCGTTGATTTTAAGGCAGAACTGGAAAAATGCCGTGAACAGGTGCAAAACATCGAGTAGGTTGAATTTTCATGCAGCAAAGAGCGCCCAAACCGAGATTGTTGAACATCGGGTTCGGAAACTATGTGGTTTCCAGCCGCGTGATCAGCATTCTGACGCCGACATCATCGCCCATGCGTCGCCTGCGGGAGGACGCACGACAGGAGGGGCGGCTCATTGACGCCACCCAGGGACGCAAAACGCGGTCCATTGTGGTTACGGATTCGAACCATGTGATCCTTTCCGCTATTCAGGCCGATACCATCAGTCAACGATTCACCGCAGAGGAAGCAGGCAATGAGTGAGCAACCAACAAGCGGAGGGCATACCGCCGCAGGGAAGGAGGAACGGACCGCTGCGTCCAGCAGGAGACAGGGCGTCGTATTGGTTCTCTGCGCCCCGTCCGGCACGGGGAAAAGCACCTTGGTTCAGCGCCTGGTCCGGGACTTTCCGAGTTTTTCCTTTTCCATTTCCTGCACCACCAGGGAACCGCGTGGACAGGAACGGGACGGGGTGGATTACTATTTTTTGACCAAGGAGCAGTTCCTGGAACGCCGGGAGCGTGGCGAGTTCGCGGAGTGGGCCGAGGTGCACGGCAACTATTACGGAACCCCACTGGCGCCCGTGCGGGAAATAGTGGACCGGGGCGGGGACGTGCTTTTTGACATCGACGTGCAAGGGGCTATGCAGCTGCGCGAAAGCTTTCCGGACGGGCGGTACGTGTTTCTCTTTCCGCCGTCGCGGGACGAGCTGCAAAAGCGCCTGCGCGGACGGGGAACCGATTCCGAAGAGGCCATGGCGCGTCGGCTCGCCAATGCGGTGCGCGAAATGGAAGCCGCACCGCAATTTGATCACTGGATCGTGAACCGTGATCTGGACCGCGCCTATGACGAGTTGCGGGCTGTTTATTTGGCCGGGTGCAGCCGTCCTGGGCAACAACCGGGCCTGTTGCGCGAGGTGTTGGATACGTTCGCAGGGGAGGATGCATGAGCCTGCTGGTGGTGGCGCTTGACGCGCCGGATCGTGAAGCGGCCCTGGAATTGGCCCGCCCGCTGTGCGGTGTTGTCCCCTGGGTCAAGGTGGGCTTGGAGCTGTTTTCGGCTCAGGGACCGGACGTGGTGTCCGACCTGAAAAAAATGGGATTTAAGGTTTTTCTGGACCTCAAGTTTTTCGACATCCCCAATACCGTGCGCGGCGCAGTGCGGAGTGCGGGGTATTGCGGCGCGGACATGTGCAACATCCATGTGCTCGGCGGGGAGCGCATGGCCGAGGCAGCCGTGCTCGGTCGGGACGAGTCCGCCGGTGACATGCTTCTCTTCGGCGTCACCTTGCTCACCAGTATGACCGAGGCGGATTTCCCCGTGGATGCACAGGGAATTTCAGCACCGGAAATGGCGCTTCGTCTTGCAGTAAAGGCCAAAGCGTACTATCTCAATGGTGTGGTCTGTTCCGGACTGGAAGTCGCGAACATCAAGGCCGCCACGGCAGGGGAGCTGCTCTGCCTCACCCCGGGCATTCGTCCCGACGGTGCGGCGCATGGGGACCAGCGGCGCGTGGTTACGCCTGCGGAGGCGGTGCGGGCCGGATCGGATTATCTTGTGGTGGGCCGGCCGATCACCGGATCGGAGCATCCCGCACTGGCGGCTCAGGCCATACAGAATGAAATGAACCGGGCCATGGAGGAACGACGAGGAGTCAAATGAGCGAACATGAGTCCCGCTCTCCGGAGCAGCCAACTGATCGCGACAAGGTGGAAGGTCTTGGGCGCGACAGGATCAAGGGGGTCTTTTCCACACAGACCGTGGAAAAGGTCGGCACGGGAACCACGCAGCGCAAATCCATTCAAAAGACCTATTGGTACTGTGAGGAAGCCCAAAAAGGCGTGGTGCAGGTTCAGCCGCTGAATAAAAATTATGTTCCTTCCGGTCCCAAGCGGGATGTACCCGTTGACGAAATTATCGCCAAGTTTAATCCCGAGCCGGAATTTTATGTCCAGACCGTGTATCCGAAGATGCAGGAACTGGAAAAGACCATTCAGCGCGGCGAGGATCATCGTGAAGCCGGGCGTGCGTATTCCGCTGAACTGGAGTTCAAGGAAGCCACCAATGTGGATGAGGAGAACGTGCGGGCCAACTTTGGTCTTGGTCTGACCTATTTGGATCGTGGCGACGCGGTCAAGGCCAATGATATCTTTGAGCGGCTTGTGAACCTGGATGCTGCCTTTTCACAGGAGCATAAGCACCTTTTCAATGATTTCGGCATAAATCTGCGCAAGAATAAGATGCTGGATCAGGCCTTGGAATATTATCGCCGGGCCGAGCAGTTGGAGACCCGCGACGAGAACCTGATGCACAACATGGCGAGGGTTTTCTTTGAAATGGGCGAACTGGAGCGTTGTGTGGAATATCTCAAACGCGCCCTGGAGTTGCAGCCCGATATGGAAGAGGCGACCAAGTTCCTTGAGTATTTGAAAAAACACGGCTACCTTACCGTGGCCGAAGACGGTACGGAAACGTTGAACGACAATCCTGACGGGATCGCCTCCGGCCAGGGCAAGGCATCCGGCGCAACAGTTGATGTGGATGGGGGGGTACAGTTCTGATGCACAGTGAGCACGCCCAGCGGTTTTTGGTGGAGCTGCCCGATATTCGGCATGATTTGCCGTTTTCCCCCGGGCTGATGCATAAGCTTTTTGCCCAGACAGGGGAAAATTCCCTGGCGTCCCTGGATGAGGTGGGACAGACCATCTCCAAGGACCAGGGACTCACCGCCAAGATCCTGGCCGTGGCCAACTCCGCGTTTTACGGGTTGCAGGCCCGCGTGAGCACGGTGCAGCGCGCCGCATCCATGCTCGGTATGGCTGAGATCCGCAATATCGTGGTGGCCTTTGGTGTGCGCGCCTTGACGCGAAAATTCCCGCTGCCCAAAGAGTTCGACCTGCTGGACTATTGGAAGCATCAGTTCTGTGTGGCGTCCATTGCCAAGGAATTGGGACGGCGAGCCGGAACCACCAGCACGGATAATCTCTTTACGGCCGGACTGCTGCACGATTTAGGCAAGCTCATCACAGCCCTTTATCGTCGTGACGATTGGACGGCCATTTTGGCGCTGGCCCGGGAAAAGGAGATGCCTTTTTATAAGGCCGAAGAAGAGCATTGGGGGCTGGATCACGGCGTCATCGGTTCCTTGGTGCTCAAGTCCTGGGATTTCCCGGCGGAATTGTTTGAACCCGTGAACTGGCATCACTCACCGCGTTTGGCCGGGGTGTTCAGCGGCGACGCCGCCATGATCGGCATGGCCGATGCCATTGCCCACCGCATCTTTGACGGCGTGGCCACGGATCCCGAGGCTGAAGAGCACATCACCAAGACCTGCGAACGCTTTGGTCTGGATCCGCAGGAGATTCTCTCCCAGGCTGGGGAGCTGCTGTCCGAAGAGTCCATTGATCGCGTGGTCCATCTGCTGACCTGATCTGGAGTTATCTTGCCACATATCTGGAAGTTTCGTGACCAGAGCGAAACCCCGGCTTCCGCGGAGCATTGGGCTGCGGAGTTGGGCGTTTCCCCATTGATTGTAGAGATTCTGGCCAGCCGGGGGCTTTCCTCCCTT
The Paucidesulfovibrio gracilis DSM 16080 DNA segment above includes these coding regions:
- a CDS encoding DUF370 domain-containing protein translates to MQQRAPKPRLLNIGFGNYVVSSRVISILTPTSSPMRRLREDARQEGRLIDATQGRKTRSIVVTDSNHVILSAIQADTISQRFTAEEAGNE
- a CDS encoding HDOD domain-containing protein, giving the protein MHSEHAQRFLVELPDIRHDLPFSPGLMHKLFAQTGENSLASLDEVGQTISKDQGLTAKILAVANSAFYGLQARVSTVQRAASMLGMAEIRNIVVAFGVRALTRKFPLPKEFDLLDYWKHQFCVASIAKELGRRAGTTSTDNLFTAGLLHDLGKLITALYRRDDWTAILALAREKEMPFYKAEEEHWGLDHGVIGSLVLKSWDFPAELFEPVNWHHSPRLAGVFSGDAAMIGMADAIAHRIFDGVATDPEAEEHITKTCERFGLDPQEILSQAGELLSEESIDRVVHLLT
- a CDS encoding tetratricopeptide repeat protein; amino-acid sequence: MLRLPLLPFFFCLIVVTACTPQVRGSMALSRGNAQEAVALYRQALQNDPDSARIRLQLGKALLHAGEYGKASTRLQEALAALPDSVPDNAEARFYLLLTGLGKDDPQLVLARLMDFRPPGAEKLGQTIRLAATRASVRGLTVEETLTRMETAYREGRLAQRHEDDTSFFDLDD
- a CDS encoding MiaB/RimO family radical SAM methylthiotransferase, with translation MKRSLDIDFNCAGEDVPLSQCGEGRLYTTTLGCKINQYETQAIVEAWEAEGWSRAETPGEADAVLVNSCAVTAKAVADLRKAVRRLHRENPEARIVITGCAAQVMAKELSELPGVARVVPQERKAELLRPHTDRFSVTDYPRARPVVMVQDGCSHGCTYCIVPLTRGPSRSRPVEWILDEAEALLERGFQELILSGVNLRQFGRDLPPDSSGRTPDFWDLLQLLEQRLERFAGRARLRLSSVEPGQLGEKALDVLGGSRLIAPHLHLSLQAGDPEVLRRMGRGHYRPEQAEAFLQRLKQYWPLFGLGADLLTGFPGETREQFENTLAFCERLPLTYAHVFPYSPRPGTAAASMEDKVPSSEKKERAALLRELAERKRAEFLERICLLDRVDVLVQDDQGHGVCQYYASCRVQGEACDEGGAERTRRLVAGRPVGLERNIVLVRPT
- the mnmA gene encoding tRNA 2-thiouridine(34) synthase MnmA; protein product: MRVAVAVSGGMDSLLAMALLREQGHAVMAVHGLFLPDASEDAPGVRALRKTCQDLGIPLHVLDLRESFRACVTDVFLSEYRAGRTPNPCALCNPHIKFGSLWDGAARLGAEALATGHYVRLDESGVYGVGRLLLRGVDPAKDQSYFLALVEPARLERAVFPLGEMRKADVPGELERRGLRPVHSGESQEICFIPDDDYRAWLAARDADLPGPGPMLVLDSGKEQEVGRHGGLWRYTQGQRRGLGVAWSEPLYVVRKDSVRNALILGTREQLLCRGCVTGPATMAVPIAQWPETVWVQMRYRQRAEAARVTALHTGLRIELFRSGERPAPGQVAVVYDAAGRVLGAGNILRSLENAEPAA
- the pyrF gene encoding orotidine-5'-phosphate decarboxylase, yielding MSLLVVALDAPDREAALELARPLCGVVPWVKVGLELFSAQGPDVVSDLKKMGFKVFLDLKFFDIPNTVRGAVRSAGYCGADMCNIHVLGGERMAEAAVLGRDESAGDMLLFGVTLLTSMTEADFPVDAQGISAPEMALRLAVKAKAYYLNGVVCSGLEVANIKAATAGELLCLTPGIRPDGAAHGDQRRVVTPAEAVRAGSDYLVVGRPITGSEHPALAAQAIQNEMNRAMEERRGVK
- a CDS encoding YicC/YloC family endoribonuclease, which gives rise to MPVSMTGYGRSEGDGEGFRFVWELRSVNGRFLDVKWRLPPAMRCMEQEWEKTLRSVGSRGRVEAMLNLEVASPELLGMRLNTAQARAMIEQVQTLAEGYGETFAPDFNRFLSIQSLWRENSAEPDPALVEQVGRGLAACVDDWQRSRRAEGEAMVVDLRERLTTLQSLAEGIAARVPVVLADKREALLKRVREMLEAAEASFNEDRMLQETVILTDRLDVSEELTRLAEHLRRMDEVLGRDGDVGKRMDFLVQETFREINTCGNKAQDSEVSRMTVDFKAELEKCREQVQNIE
- the gatA gene encoding Asp-tRNA(Asn)/Glu-tRNA(Gln) amidotransferase subunit GatA; amino-acid sequence: MSALHQKTLSELRTLLLDREVSVRELMSDCLKRLDETEPAVRALLEVRREEVLAEAEEMDRQGPNPAQPLWGIPVVLKDLLCARGTKTTCGSRMLEEFAPVYDATAVEHLRQAGAVLLAKANMDEFAMGSSTENSAFQRTRNPWNTDCVPGGSSGGSAATVAARQCPVSLGTDTGGSIRLPASFCGVVGLKPTYGRVSRFGMVAYGSSLDQIGPLTRSVEDAARVLGVIAGHDRRDSTSVDCPVPDYVAALQQRTDLKGLRIGLPEEYWREGLSPEVETACRAAVETLRGLGAETVPVRLSMTEYAIATYYIVAMAEASSNLARFDGVRYGHRTREASELIDMYTRSRTEGFGDEVQRRIIMGTYVLSSGYYDAYYRKAAQVRRLLRDDFRKAFASCDLLAGPVCPSTAFRVGDKADPLQMYLMDIFTISANLAGLPGMSLPVGLGETSNLPVGLQLMGPAFSEETMLGAAHCLEQALPPLPEPNC
- a CDS encoding tetratricopeptide repeat protein; its protein translation is MSEHESRSPEQPTDRDKVEGLGRDRIKGVFSTQTVEKVGTGTTQRKSIQKTYWYCEEAQKGVVQVQPLNKNYVPSGPKRDVPVDEIIAKFNPEPEFYVQTVYPKMQELEKTIQRGEDHREAGRAYSAELEFKEATNVDEENVRANFGLGLTYLDRGDAVKANDIFERLVNLDAAFSQEHKHLFNDFGINLRKNKMLDQALEYYRRAEQLETRDENLMHNMARVFFEMGELERCVEYLKRALELQPDMEEATKFLEYLKKHGYLTVAEDGTETLNDNPDGIASGQGKASGATVDVDGGVQF
- the gmk gene encoding guanylate kinase, translated to MSEQPTSGGHTAAGKEERTAASSRRQGVVLVLCAPSGTGKSTLVQRLVRDFPSFSFSISCTTREPRGQERDGVDYYFLTKEQFLERRERGEFAEWAEVHGNYYGTPLAPVREIVDRGGDVLFDIDVQGAMQLRESFPDGRYVFLFPPSRDELQKRLRGRGTDSEEAMARRLANAVREMEAAPQFDHWIVNRDLDRAYDELRAVYLAGCSRPGQQPGLLREVLDTFAGEDA